In Scleropages formosus chromosome 20, fSclFor1.1, whole genome shotgun sequence, a single window of DNA contains:
- the mapk8ip3 gene encoding C-Jun-amino-terminal kinase-interacting protein 3 isoform X4, whose translation MMELPLDEVVYQDDYGSVSVMSERVSGLANSIYREFERLIHSYDEEVVKELMPLVVNVLENLDSVLTENQEHEVELELLKEDNEQLITQYEREKALRKQAEEKFIEFEDALEAEKKELQKQVESLELQAKQLELKTKNYADQISRLEERESDMKKEYNALHQRHTEMIQTYVEHIERSKMQQVGSSQSEPSGCGRNQRQAWRKSKTERPPSLSLFPTTEGMVRGCQGGARMTPGSDIWQVGKLSQSRCTSTYKDDESESGQSSVAATPSSIGTKSNTPTSSVPSASVTPLNEALSGFDMAHANNRRRSAKRLSRNMEVQVSQETRNVSIGMGSSDEWSEFQEIIDSTPELDMCMDPRIYGGGNSPSQGIVNEAFGINTDSLYHEIKDAKSDIIGDVDAGAELLGEFSVRDNFFGMGKEVENLLTENKQLLETKNALNIVKNDLIAKVDELSGEHEVLREELEAVKQSKVKADTRVKELEEELKRLKAEALGVAQDMKEDGAEDYSSPLQDDVSMAQRRRFTRVEMARVLMERNQYKERLMELQEAVRWTEMIRASRENPQIQEKKKSTIWQFFARLFSASSSPPPPKRPYTSVNIHYKSPTPAGFSQRRSHTLGQISTSNRTLEFFPEDDSALSARREQRREQYRQVREHMRREDGLRQACGWSVPPRFKQTNPLQDRSQDGPLKKHQLSPNDKEDNRIKNVPVPVYCRPLVEKDPTRKLWCAAGVDLTGWKGDKRDSPSNGALKTSSNDTDPLTADSSREEIKSSHSSPEKKKELRETDSMNSRVWILTSTHSASSVVIIDANQPGSLVDQFNVCNAHVLCIASVPAASESDYPAGEIFLEQGEGCSDETRGVEGMLAGITLVGCATNCSVVRSNCSSRTDTPVLDRGQGHVAPVLNGKVNPSQSAEEATEATEVPESTVTEAEGAPGPPGPFTEHVFTDPQPPAAEPPISRDTSQFKEQTNATNHETGEGAEEPKASTSAAPTMWLGAQNGWLYVHSAVSNWKKCLHSIKLKDSVLSLVHVKGRLLVALADGTLAIFHRSEDGQWDLTNYHLLDLGRPHHSIRCMAVVHDKVWCGYKNKVHVIQPRTMQIEKSFDVHPRKESQVRQLAWVGDGVWVSIRLDSTLRLYHALTHQHLQDVDIEPYVSKMLGTGKLGFSFVRITALLIAGNRLWVGTGNGVVISIPLTETNKVSPTSSGGVIHVYADENSEKSSGSFIPYCSMAQAQLCFHGHRDAVKFFVSVPGNVLATLNGSVLDSPSENPGSTAPTEAGDKTVQNVLVLSGGEGYIDFRIGDGEDDETEGTEDASQVKPVLAKAERSHIIVWQVSYVPE comes from the exons ATGATGGAGCTGCCGCTCGACGAGGTGGTCTACCAGGACGACTACGGCTCCGTGTCCGTGATGTCGGAGCGCGTGTCCGGCCTGGCCAACAGCATCTACCGCGAGTTCGAGCGCCTCATCCACAGCTACGACGAGGAGGTGGTGAAAGAGCTCATGCCGCTCGTGGTGAACGTGCTCGAGAACCTGGACTCGGTGCTCACGGAGAACCAGGAGCACGAGGTGGAGCTCGAGCTGCTCAAGGAGGACAACGAGCAGCTCATCACGCAGTACGAGCGCGAGAAGGCGCTGCGCAAGCAGGCGGAGGAG AAATTTATCGAGTTTGAGGATGCCTTGGAGGCAGAAaagaaggagctgcagaagcAGGTGGAGAGCTTGGAGCTGCAGGCGAAGCAACTGGAACTCAAGACCAAAAACTATGCTGACCAGA TATCCCGCCTCGAGGAGCGGGAATCAGACATGAAGAAGGAGTACAACGCTCTTCACCAGAGACACACTGAG ATGATCCAGACATATGTGGAACACATTGAACGATCCAAGATGCAGCAGGTCGGGTCCAGCCAATCAGAGCCCAGTGGCTGTGGACGGAA TCAGCGTCAGGCATGGAGGAAAAG TAAGACGGAGCGGCCACCATCGCTCAGCCTGTTCCCCACCACAGAGGGGATGGTACGTGGGTGTCAGGGGGGGGCTAGGATGACGCCGGGGTCTGACATCTGGCAGGTCGGCAAGCTCAGCCAGTCCCGCTGCACCTCCACCTATAAG GATGATGAGTCTGAATCCGGCCAGTCCTCGGTAGCTGCCACTCCCAGCAGTATAGGCACCAAGTCAAACACGCCTACCTCTTCTGTGCCCTCCGCCTCTGTCACACCACTCAACGAGGCCTTGTCCGGCTTTGACATGGCGCACGCTAACAACAGGAGGAGGAGTGCCAAACGCCTCAGCAGAAACATGGAGGTTCAGGTCTCTCAGGAGACCAGGAATGTCAGCATCG GAATGGGCAGCAGTGACGAATGGTCCGAGTTCCAAGAGATCATTGACTCCACTCCGGAGCTGGACATGTGCATGGACCCACGGATTTATGGGGGAGGAAACAG CCCCTCGCAGGGCATTGTCAACGAGGCATTCGGCATCAACACGGATTCTCTGTACCATGAGATCAAAGATGCCAAGTCAGATATCATAGGGGATGTGGATGCAGGGGCGGAGCTTCTCG GGGAGTTCTCAG TGCGAGATAACTTTTTCG GGATGGGGAAAGAAGTGGAGAACCTCCTGACAGAGAACAAGCAACTCCTGGAGACCAA GAATGCCTTGAACATTGTGAAAAATGACCTGATTGCCAAAGTAGATGAGCTGTCTGGTGAACATGAGGTTCTCAGGGAGGAGTTAGAGGCTGTCAAGCAGTCTAAGGTCAAGGCGGACACTAGAGTCaaggaactggaggaggaaCTAAAGAG ATTAAAAGCAGAGGCCTTGGGGGTAGCACAAGACATGAAGGAGGACGGAGCAGAAGAT TACTCGTCTCCTCTCCAAGATGATGTGTCTATGGCCCAGCGAAGGCGCTTCACCCGGGTGGAGATGGCAAGGGTGCTCATGGAGCGCAACCAGTACAAGGAGCGGCTGATGGAGCTGCAAGAGGCCGTACGGTGGACAGAGATGATCAG ggCCTCCAGGGAAAATCCTCAAATACAGGAGAAGAAGAAATCCACGATTTGGCAGTT CTTTGCTCGACTCTTCAGTGCGTCCTccagccccccgccccccaagaGACCTTATACCAGCGTCAACATCCACTACAAGTCACCCACACCAGCTGGCTTCTCCCAGCGCCGCAGCCACACCTTGGGTCAGATCTCCACGTCGAACCGCACGCTAGAATTCTTCCCCGAGGA TGACAGTGCGCTGTCTGCGCGCCGTGAGCAGCGCCGTGAGCAGTACCGCCAGGTCCGAGAGCACATGCGCAGGGAGGACGGACTCCGCCAAGCCTGTGGGTGGAGCGTGCCACCGCGTTTTAAACAG ACAAACCCTCTGCAGGATCGCTCGCAAGACGGGCCACTGAAGAAGCACCAG CTTAGTCCCAATGACAAGGAGGACAACCGTATAAAGAATGTTCCGGTGCCAGTGTACTGTCGCCCCCTTGTGGAGAAGGATCCTACCAGGAAG CTGTGGTGTGCAGCTGGGGTGGATTTGACTGGCTGGAAAGGGGATAAACGGGACAGCCCATCCAATGGAGCGCTGAAAACTTCATCAAATGACACAGACCCCCTAACAGCAGACAGCAGCAGAGAGGAGATCAAGAGCAGCCATAGTTCTCCGGAGAAGAAAAAG GAGCTCCGCGAGACCGATTCCATGAACAGTCGAGTTTGGATACTCACCAGTACGCACTCCGCCAGCAGCGTGGTCATCATTGACGCCAACCAGCCCGGCTCCCTTGTCGACCAGTTCAACGTATGCAACGCACACGTGCTCTGTATTGCCAGCGTACCAG CGGCCAGCGAGAGCGACTACCCGGCGGGGGAAATATTCCTGGAGCAGGGTGAGGGCTGCTCGGACGAGACGAGGGGTGTGGAGGGCATGCTGGCTGGCATCACGTTGGTGGGCTGTGCCACAAACTGCAGCGTGGTCCGAAGCAACTGCTCGTCGCGCACAGACACACCCGTGCTGGACAGAGGCCAGG GCCATGTGGCTCCAGTGCTCAATGGGAAGGTGAACCCATCCCAGTCTGCAGAGGAAGCCACGGAGGCCACGGAGGTACCTGAGTCCACGGTCACCGAAGCAGAGGGAGCACCTGGCCCCCCAGGCCCTTTCACCGAGCATGTCTTTACTGACCCCCAGCCCCCGGCAGCAGAACCCCCCATCAGCAG GGATACTTCACAGTTTAAGGAGCAGACGAATGCCACAAACCATGAGACAGGAGAAGGGGCAGAAGAACCGAAAGCCAGCACCAGCGCTGCCCCCACTATGTGGCTTGGAGCTCAGAATGGCTG GCTTTATGTCCACTCTGCAGTGTCCAACTGGAAGAAATGTTTGCATTCGATCAAACTGAAAGACTCGGTCCTCAGTCTGGT GCATGTTAAAGGCAGACTGTTAGTGGCCCTTGCGGATGGGACCCTTGCCATCTTCCACAGATCTGAAG ATGGTCAGTGGGACCTGACTAACTACCACCTGCTGGACTTGGGACGGCCCCACCACTCTATCCGCTGCATGGCTGTGGTGCATGACAAGGTGTGGTGTGGTTACAAGAACAAGGTGCATGTCATTCAGCCCAGGACCATGCAGATTGAG AAATCATTTGATGTGCACCCGCGCAAGGAGAGCCAGGTACGCCAGCTGGCATGGGTGGGCGACGGTGTATGGGTGTCCATCCGGCTGGACTCCACCCTTCGGCTGTACCATGCGCTCACTCACCAGCACCTGCAGGACGTCGACATAGAGCCCTACGTCAGCAAGATGCTCG GTACCGGAAAGCTGGGCTTCTCCTTTGTGCGAATCACGGCGCTGCTCATCGCAGGGAACCGTCTATGGGTGGGGACGGGGAATGGAGTGGTCATCTCTATTCCACTTACGGAGA CCAACAAGGTTTCCCCCACCTCCTCTGGAGGGGTCATCCATGTGTACGCAGACGAGAACTCGGAGAAAAGCAGCGGCAGCTTCATCCCCTACTGTTCCATGGCCCAGGCACAGCTCTGCTTCCACGGACACCGGGATGCAGTCAAATTCTTTGTCTCTGTGCCGG GCAATGTCCTGGCCACCCTGAATGGCAGTGTGCTGGATAGTCCTTCTGAGAATCCTGGATCCACAGCACCCACAGAGGCAGGGGACAAGACAGTTCAGAACGTGTTGGTGCTGAGCGGCGGGGAGGGATATATCGATTTCCGCATCG GGGATGGGGAGGACGATGAGACGGAGGGCACCGAAGATGCGTCGCAGGTGAAGCCGGTGCTGGCCAAGGCCGAGAGGAGCCACATCATCGTGTGGCAGGTGTCTTACGTCCCCGAGTGA
- the mapk8ip3 gene encoding C-Jun-amino-terminal kinase-interacting protein 3 isoform X7: MMELPLDEVVYQDDYGSVSVMSERVSGLANSIYREFERLIHSYDEEVVKELMPLVVNVLENLDSVLTENQEHEVELELLKEDNEQLITQYEREKALRKQAEEKFIEFEDALEAEKKELQKQVESLELQAKQLELKTKNYADQISRLEERESDMKKEYNALHQRHTEMIQTYVEHIERSKMQQVGSSQSEPSGCGRNQRQAWRKSKTERPPSLSLFPTTEGMVRGCQGGARMTPGSDIWQVGKLSQSRCTSTYKDDESESGQSSVAATPSSIGTKSNTPTSSVPSASVTPLNEALSGFDMAHANNRRRSAKRLSRNMEVQVSQETRNVSIGMGSSDEWSEFQEIIDSTPELDMCMDPRIYGGGNSPSQGIVNEAFGINTDSLYHEIKDAKSDIIGDVDAGAELLGEFSVRDNFFGMGKEVENLLTENKQLLETKNALNIVKNDLIAKVDELSGEHEVLREELEAVKQSKVKADTRVKELEEELKRLKAEALGVAQDMKEDGAEDYSSPLQDDVSMAQRRRFTRVEMARVLMERNQYKERLMELQEAVRWTEMIRASRENPQIQEKKKSTIWQFFARLFSASSSPPPPKRPYTSVNIHYKSPTPAGFSQRRSHTLGQISTSNRTLEFFPEDDSALSARREQRREQYRQVREHMRREDGLRQACGWSVPPRFKQTNPLQDRSQDGPLKKHQLSPNDKEDNRIKNVPVPVYCRPLVEKDPTRKLWCAAGVDLTGWKGDKRDSPSNGALKTSSNDTDPLTADSSREEIKSSHSSPEKKKELRETDSMNSRVWILTSTHSASSVVIIDANQPGSLVDQFNVCNAHVLCIASVPAASESDYPAGEIFLEQGEGCSDETRGVEGMLAGITLVGCATNCSVVRSNCSSRTDTPVLDRGQGHVAPVLNGKVNPSQSAEEATEATEVPESTVTEAEGAPGPPGPFTEHVFTDPQPPAAEPPISRDTSQFKEQTNATNHETGEGAEEPKASTSAAPTMWLGAQNGWLYVHSAVSNWKKCLHSIKLKDSVLSLVHVKGRLLVALADGTLAIFHRSEDGQWDLTNYHLLDLGRPHHSIRCMAVVHDKVWCGYKNKVHVIQPRTMQIEKSFDVHPRKESQVRQLAWVGDGVWVSIRLDSTLRLYHALTHQHLQDVDIEPYVSKMLGTGKLGFSFVRITALLIAGNRLWVGTGNGVVISIPLTESNVLATLNGSVLDSPSENPGSTAPTEAGDKTVQNVLVLSGGEGYIDFRIGDGEDDETEGTEDASQVKPVLAKAERSHIIVWQVSYVPE; encoded by the exons ATGATGGAGCTGCCGCTCGACGAGGTGGTCTACCAGGACGACTACGGCTCCGTGTCCGTGATGTCGGAGCGCGTGTCCGGCCTGGCCAACAGCATCTACCGCGAGTTCGAGCGCCTCATCCACAGCTACGACGAGGAGGTGGTGAAAGAGCTCATGCCGCTCGTGGTGAACGTGCTCGAGAACCTGGACTCGGTGCTCACGGAGAACCAGGAGCACGAGGTGGAGCTCGAGCTGCTCAAGGAGGACAACGAGCAGCTCATCACGCAGTACGAGCGCGAGAAGGCGCTGCGCAAGCAGGCGGAGGAG AAATTTATCGAGTTTGAGGATGCCTTGGAGGCAGAAaagaaggagctgcagaagcAGGTGGAGAGCTTGGAGCTGCAGGCGAAGCAACTGGAACTCAAGACCAAAAACTATGCTGACCAGA TATCCCGCCTCGAGGAGCGGGAATCAGACATGAAGAAGGAGTACAACGCTCTTCACCAGAGACACACTGAG ATGATCCAGACATATGTGGAACACATTGAACGATCCAAGATGCAGCAGGTCGGGTCCAGCCAATCAGAGCCCAGTGGCTGTGGACGGAA TCAGCGTCAGGCATGGAGGAAAAG TAAGACGGAGCGGCCACCATCGCTCAGCCTGTTCCCCACCACAGAGGGGATGGTACGTGGGTGTCAGGGGGGGGCTAGGATGACGCCGGGGTCTGACATCTGGCAGGTCGGCAAGCTCAGCCAGTCCCGCTGCACCTCCACCTATAAG GATGATGAGTCTGAATCCGGCCAGTCCTCGGTAGCTGCCACTCCCAGCAGTATAGGCACCAAGTCAAACACGCCTACCTCTTCTGTGCCCTCCGCCTCTGTCACACCACTCAACGAGGCCTTGTCCGGCTTTGACATGGCGCACGCTAACAACAGGAGGAGGAGTGCCAAACGCCTCAGCAGAAACATGGAGGTTCAGGTCTCTCAGGAGACCAGGAATGTCAGCATCG GAATGGGCAGCAGTGACGAATGGTCCGAGTTCCAAGAGATCATTGACTCCACTCCGGAGCTGGACATGTGCATGGACCCACGGATTTATGGGGGAGGAAACAG CCCCTCGCAGGGCATTGTCAACGAGGCATTCGGCATCAACACGGATTCTCTGTACCATGAGATCAAAGATGCCAAGTCAGATATCATAGGGGATGTGGATGCAGGGGCGGAGCTTCTCG GGGAGTTCTCAG TGCGAGATAACTTTTTCG GGATGGGGAAAGAAGTGGAGAACCTCCTGACAGAGAACAAGCAACTCCTGGAGACCAA GAATGCCTTGAACATTGTGAAAAATGACCTGATTGCCAAAGTAGATGAGCTGTCTGGTGAACATGAGGTTCTCAGGGAGGAGTTAGAGGCTGTCAAGCAGTCTAAGGTCAAGGCGGACACTAGAGTCaaggaactggaggaggaaCTAAAGAG ATTAAAAGCAGAGGCCTTGGGGGTAGCACAAGACATGAAGGAGGACGGAGCAGAAGAT TACTCGTCTCCTCTCCAAGATGATGTGTCTATGGCCCAGCGAAGGCGCTTCACCCGGGTGGAGATGGCAAGGGTGCTCATGGAGCGCAACCAGTACAAGGAGCGGCTGATGGAGCTGCAAGAGGCCGTACGGTGGACAGAGATGATCAG ggCCTCCAGGGAAAATCCTCAAATACAGGAGAAGAAGAAATCCACGATTTGGCAGTT CTTTGCTCGACTCTTCAGTGCGTCCTccagccccccgccccccaagaGACCTTATACCAGCGTCAACATCCACTACAAGTCACCCACACCAGCTGGCTTCTCCCAGCGCCGCAGCCACACCTTGGGTCAGATCTCCACGTCGAACCGCACGCTAGAATTCTTCCCCGAGGA TGACAGTGCGCTGTCTGCGCGCCGTGAGCAGCGCCGTGAGCAGTACCGCCAGGTCCGAGAGCACATGCGCAGGGAGGACGGACTCCGCCAAGCCTGTGGGTGGAGCGTGCCACCGCGTTTTAAACAG ACAAACCCTCTGCAGGATCGCTCGCAAGACGGGCCACTGAAGAAGCACCAG CTTAGTCCCAATGACAAGGAGGACAACCGTATAAAGAATGTTCCGGTGCCAGTGTACTGTCGCCCCCTTGTGGAGAAGGATCCTACCAGGAAG CTGTGGTGTGCAGCTGGGGTGGATTTGACTGGCTGGAAAGGGGATAAACGGGACAGCCCATCCAATGGAGCGCTGAAAACTTCATCAAATGACACAGACCCCCTAACAGCAGACAGCAGCAGAGAGGAGATCAAGAGCAGCCATAGTTCTCCGGAGAAGAAAAAG GAGCTCCGCGAGACCGATTCCATGAACAGTCGAGTTTGGATACTCACCAGTACGCACTCCGCCAGCAGCGTGGTCATCATTGACGCCAACCAGCCCGGCTCCCTTGTCGACCAGTTCAACGTATGCAACGCACACGTGCTCTGTATTGCCAGCGTACCAG CGGCCAGCGAGAGCGACTACCCGGCGGGGGAAATATTCCTGGAGCAGGGTGAGGGCTGCTCGGACGAGACGAGGGGTGTGGAGGGCATGCTGGCTGGCATCACGTTGGTGGGCTGTGCCACAAACTGCAGCGTGGTCCGAAGCAACTGCTCGTCGCGCACAGACACACCCGTGCTGGACAGAGGCCAGG GCCATGTGGCTCCAGTGCTCAATGGGAAGGTGAACCCATCCCAGTCTGCAGAGGAAGCCACGGAGGCCACGGAGGTACCTGAGTCCACGGTCACCGAAGCAGAGGGAGCACCTGGCCCCCCAGGCCCTTTCACCGAGCATGTCTTTACTGACCCCCAGCCCCCGGCAGCAGAACCCCCCATCAGCAG GGATACTTCACAGTTTAAGGAGCAGACGAATGCCACAAACCATGAGACAGGAGAAGGGGCAGAAGAACCGAAAGCCAGCACCAGCGCTGCCCCCACTATGTGGCTTGGAGCTCAGAATGGCTG GCTTTATGTCCACTCTGCAGTGTCCAACTGGAAGAAATGTTTGCATTCGATCAAACTGAAAGACTCGGTCCTCAGTCTGGT GCATGTTAAAGGCAGACTGTTAGTGGCCCTTGCGGATGGGACCCTTGCCATCTTCCACAGATCTGAAG ATGGTCAGTGGGACCTGACTAACTACCACCTGCTGGACTTGGGACGGCCCCACCACTCTATCCGCTGCATGGCTGTGGTGCATGACAAGGTGTGGTGTGGTTACAAGAACAAGGTGCATGTCATTCAGCCCAGGACCATGCAGATTGAG AAATCATTTGATGTGCACCCGCGCAAGGAGAGCCAGGTACGCCAGCTGGCATGGGTGGGCGACGGTGTATGGGTGTCCATCCGGCTGGACTCCACCCTTCGGCTGTACCATGCGCTCACTCACCAGCACCTGCAGGACGTCGACATAGAGCCCTACGTCAGCAAGATGCTCG GTACCGGAAAGCTGGGCTTCTCCTTTGTGCGAATCACGGCGCTGCTCATCGCAGGGAACCGTCTATGGGTGGGGACGGGGAATGGAGTGGTCATCTCTATTCCACTTACGGAGA GCAATGTCCTGGCCACCCTGAATGGCAGTGTGCTGGATAGTCCTTCTGAGAATCCTGGATCCACAGCACCCACAGAGGCAGGGGACAAGACAGTTCAGAACGTGTTGGTGCTGAGCGGCGGGGAGGGATATATCGATTTCCGCATCG GGGATGGGGAGGACGATGAGACGGAGGGCACCGAAGATGCGTCGCAGGTGAAGCCGGTGCTGGCCAAGGCCGAGAGGAGCCACATCATCGTGTGGCAGGTGTCTTACGTCCCCGAGTGA